In Amycolatopsis sp. EV170708-02-1, the following are encoded in one genomic region:
- the leuS gene encoding leucine--tRNA ligase, whose product MNQASEGADAAPQHRYTAELAGQIEQRWQDYWSDHGTYHAPNPVGPLADESGEVPSDKLFVQDMFPYPSGSGLHVGHPLGFIATDVFARYHRMIGRNVLHTMGFDAFGLPAEQYAVQTGQHPRKTTEENMETYLRQIRRLGLGHDERRRISTIDPDYYKWTQWIFLQIFNSWYDEKAGKARPIVELETEYAQDKRRTPDGRNWCELTRAEQLEIIDTHRLVYFSEAPVNWCPGLGTVLSNEEVTADGRSERGNFPVFRRNLRQWMMRITAYADRLVDDLDLLDWPEKVKSMQRNWIGRSHGARVSFASGDKKIEVFTTRPDTLFGATYLVVAPEHPLVDELTAATWPEGVDAGWTGDAATPAEAIAEYRAAASRKSELDRQENKEKTGVFTGSYAVNPADGKEIPVFVADYVLMGYGTGAIMAVPGQDTRDWEFAEKFGLEIIRTVQPTEGFDGKAFTGDGPAINSGFLDGMGVDEAKKTMIGWLEENEHGRGTVQYKLRDWLFSRQRYWGEPFPVVYDEDGHVHALPESMLPVELPEVADYSPVTFDPEDKDSTPSSPLARATDWVEVELDLGEGKKTYRRDINTMPNWAGSCWYQLRYLDPTNQDVFVAPENEAYWVGPRPAEHGVDDPGGTDLYVGGVEHAVLHLLYSRFWHKVLFDLGHVSSREPYRKLFNQGYVQAYAYTDARGVHVQADQVVERDGKFFFGEEEVKQEYGKMGKSLKNVVTPDQMAADYGADTFRFYEMSMGPLDVSRPWATKDVVGAQRFLQRLWRLVVNEETGELRVSTVDATDADRKQLHKVIAGVREDYAELRFNTAGAKLIELNNHVTKVYGGAEATPRELVEPLVLMLAPLAPHLAEELWKRLGHADSLVHGPFPVVDEKYLVEDSVEYPIQVNGKVRSRVTVPADAGKDAVQAAALADEKVAALVGDGTPRKVIVVPGRLVNIVL is encoded by the coding sequence ATGAACCAGGCGAGCGAAGGCGCCGACGCGGCCCCTCAGCACCGCTATACCGCGGAGCTGGCGGGCCAGATCGAGCAGCGTTGGCAGGACTACTGGTCCGACCACGGCACCTACCACGCACCGAACCCGGTGGGCCCGCTCGCGGACGAGAGCGGTGAGGTCCCGTCGGACAAGCTGTTCGTCCAGGACATGTTCCCGTACCCGTCGGGCTCCGGCCTGCACGTCGGGCACCCGCTGGGCTTCATCGCGACCGACGTCTTCGCGCGGTACCACCGCATGATCGGCCGCAACGTGCTGCACACGATGGGCTTCGACGCCTTCGGCCTGCCCGCCGAGCAGTACGCGGTGCAGACCGGGCAGCACCCGCGCAAGACGACCGAAGAGAACATGGAGACCTACCTGCGCCAGATCCGGCGCCTGGGGCTGGGGCACGACGAGCGTCGCCGGATTTCGACGATCGACCCGGACTACTACAAGTGGACCCAGTGGATCTTCCTGCAGATCTTCAACTCCTGGTACGACGAGAAGGCGGGCAAGGCCCGGCCGATCGTCGAGCTGGAGACCGAGTACGCCCAGGACAAGCGCCGGACGCCCGACGGCCGCAACTGGTGCGAGCTGACCCGCGCCGAGCAGCTGGAGATCATCGACACGCACCGGCTGGTCTATTTCTCCGAGGCGCCGGTGAACTGGTGCCCCGGCCTGGGCACGGTGCTGTCGAACGAAGAGGTCACCGCCGACGGCCGCAGTGAACGCGGCAACTTCCCGGTGTTCCGGCGCAATCTGCGGCAGTGGATGATGCGGATCACCGCCTACGCCGATCGCCTGGTCGACGACCTGGACCTGCTGGACTGGCCGGAGAAGGTCAAGTCCATGCAGCGCAACTGGATCGGCCGTTCGCACGGCGCGCGGGTCTCGTTCGCGTCCGGCGACAAGAAGATCGAGGTCTTCACCACCCGGCCGGACACCCTGTTCGGCGCCACGTACCTGGTGGTCGCGCCCGAGCACCCGCTGGTCGACGAATTGACCGCCGCCACGTGGCCGGAAGGCGTCGACGCCGGCTGGACCGGCGACGCCGCCACCCCGGCCGAAGCCATCGCCGAATACCGCGCCGCCGCTTCGCGTAAGTCCGAATTGGACCGCCAGGAGAACAAGGAGAAGACCGGCGTCTTCACCGGCTCCTACGCGGTGAATCCGGCCGACGGCAAGGAGATCCCGGTCTTCGTCGCCGACTACGTCCTGATGGGCTACGGCACGGGCGCGATCATGGCCGTCCCCGGCCAGGACACCCGCGACTGGGAGTTCGCCGAGAAATTCGGCCTGGAGATCATCCGCACGGTTCAGCCGACGGAAGGGTTCGACGGCAAGGCGTTCACCGGCGACGGACCGGCGATCAACTCGGGCTTCCTGGACGGCATGGGCGTCGACGAGGCCAAGAAGACGATGATCGGCTGGCTGGAGGAGAACGAGCACGGCCGCGGCACCGTCCAGTACAAGCTGCGCGACTGGCTGTTCTCGCGCCAGCGCTACTGGGGCGAGCCGTTCCCGGTGGTCTACGACGAGGACGGCCACGTCCACGCGCTGCCGGAAAGCATGCTGCCGGTCGAGCTGCCCGAGGTCGCCGACTACTCGCCGGTGACGTTCGACCCGGAGGACAAGGACAGCACGCCGTCCTCGCCGCTGGCCCGCGCCACCGACTGGGTCGAGGTCGAGCTGGATCTGGGCGAGGGCAAGAAGACCTACCGCCGCGACATCAACACCATGCCGAACTGGGCGGGTTCCTGCTGGTACCAGCTGCGGTACCTGGACCCGACCAACCAGGACGTGTTCGTCGCGCCGGAGAACGAGGCGTACTGGGTCGGGCCGCGGCCCGCCGAACACGGCGTCGACGACCCCGGCGGCACGGATCTGTACGTCGGCGGAGTCGAGCACGCCGTGCTGCACCTGCTGTACTCGCGGTTCTGGCACAAGGTGCTGTTCGACCTGGGCCACGTGTCGTCCAGGGAGCCGTACCGGAAGCTGTTCAACCAGGGCTACGTGCAGGCGTACGCGTACACCGATGCCCGCGGTGTGCACGTCCAGGCCGACCAGGTCGTGGAGCGGGACGGCAAGTTCTTCTTCGGCGAAGAAGAGGTCAAGCAGGAATACGGCAAAATGGGCAAGAGCCTGAAGAATGTCGTGACGCCTGACCAGATGGCCGCCGACTACGGCGCCGACACCTTCCGTTTCTACGAGATGTCGATGGGCCCGCTGGACGTCTCGCGGCCGTGGGCGACCAAGGACGTCGTCGGCGCGCAGCGGTTCCTGCAGCGCCTGTGGCGCCTGGTCGTCAACGAGGAGACCGGCGAGCTGCGTGTGTCCACAGTGGACGCCACGGACGCCGATCGCAAGCAGCTGCACAAGGTGATCGCCGGGGTCCGCGAGGACTACGCGGAACTGCGGTTCAACACGGCGGGCGCGAAGCTGATCGAGCTGAACAACCACGTCACCAAGGTCTACGGCGGCGCCGAGGCGACTCCGCGCGAGCTGGTGGAGCCCCTGGTGCTGATGCTGGCGCCGCTGGCCCCGCACCTGGCCGAGGAGCTGTGGAAGCGCCTGGGCCACGCGGATTCCCTGGTGCACGGGCCGTTCCCGGTCGTCGACGAGAAGTACCTGGTCGAGGACTCCGTGGAGTATCCGATCCAGGTCAACGGCAAGGTGCGTTCCCGCGTCACCGTGCCCGCCGACGCGGGCAAGGACGCCGTGCAGGCGGCCGCGCTGGCCGACGAGAAGGTCGCCGCGCTGGTCGGCGACGGCACCCCGCGCAAGGTGATCGTCGTGCCGGGACGGTTGGTCAACATCGTGCTGTAG
- a CDS encoding SDR family oxidoreductase: MTLDGKVALVTGGSRGIGAATAIRLAEDGADIALTYQNNAELAAGVVDKIKALGRRALAIQADSADAAAVVSAVDTAVAEFGRLDVLVNNGGVGFVGPLDQTSLEDIDRVLAVNVRGVYVATQAAARHLGDGGRVITIGSCVSDRVPGPGMSLYAVSKTALLGMTKGLARELGPRGITVNIVHPGPTDTDMNPADGPYAADQRSLTAFDRYGSPSEVAATVSFLARPESKYVTGSTVSVDGGHAA; the protein is encoded by the coding sequence ATGACCCTCGACGGCAAGGTGGCTTTGGTGACCGGCGGCAGCCGCGGGATCGGTGCCGCCACGGCGATCCGGCTCGCCGAGGACGGCGCCGACATCGCGCTCACCTATCAGAACAACGCCGAACTCGCGGCCGGCGTCGTGGACAAGATCAAGGCCCTCGGTCGCCGCGCGCTGGCGATCCAGGCCGACAGCGCCGACGCCGCGGCCGTGGTCTCCGCGGTCGACACGGCGGTCGCCGAATTCGGCAGGCTCGACGTGCTGGTCAACAACGGGGGCGTCGGCTTCGTCGGCCCGCTCGACCAGACGAGCCTGGAGGACATCGACCGCGTGCTCGCGGTCAACGTCCGTGGTGTCTACGTGGCCACCCAGGCCGCGGCCCGGCACCTCGGCGACGGCGGACGCGTGATCACCATCGGCAGCTGCGTCTCGGACCGCGTTCCCGGCCCCGGGATGTCGCTGTACGCGGTGAGCAAGACCGCGCTGCTGGGCATGACCAAGGGCCTCGCCAGGGAACTGGGGCCGCGCGGCATCACCGTGAACATCGTCCACCCCGGCCCGACCGACACCGACATGAACCCGGCCGACGGCCCCTACGCCGCCGACCAGAGGAGCCTGACGGCGTTCGACCGCTACGGTTCGCCGTCGGAGGTCGCCGCCACCGTGTCGTTCCTGGCCCGGCCGGAAAGCAAGTACGTGACCGGCTCGACCGTCTCGGTCGACGGCGGGCACGCGGCGTAG
- a CDS encoding TetR/AcrR family transcriptional regulator, giving the protein MTNTGRRGRERAATDQDIRRTARALLVEQGPEAVTLRAIARELGITAPALYRYYGSRDDLVEHLRADVVADLAAGLAEDIAQLPDEGALQLFAICKGFRRWALAHTKEFTLVFASPAGDDTLSRLGEPFGRIFLAAAGRVLAMHDLVTPSNDVVPAELRDDLTSFQEELLAVLKESGATFPLEKLDLGVTYLMIQFWARLYGHVTLEVFGNYPIPFSKPDVLFDAMLADLAREIGLSTE; this is encoded by the coding sequence ATGACCAACACCGGCCGCAGGGGTCGCGAGCGGGCCGCGACCGATCAGGACATCCGCCGGACGGCGCGGGCGCTCCTGGTCGAGCAGGGGCCGGAGGCCGTGACCCTGCGGGCGATCGCGCGCGAGCTCGGCATCACGGCGCCGGCGTTGTACCGCTACTACGGTTCCCGCGACGATCTGGTCGAGCATCTTCGCGCGGACGTCGTCGCGGATCTGGCGGCCGGGCTCGCCGAGGACATCGCGCAGCTGCCGGACGAGGGCGCGCTGCAGCTTTTCGCGATCTGCAAGGGATTTCGGCGCTGGGCGCTCGCGCACACCAAGGAGTTCACGCTGGTCTTCGCCTCACCCGCGGGCGACGACACGTTGAGCAGGCTGGGTGAGCCGTTCGGGCGGATCTTCCTCGCGGCGGCGGGCCGGGTGCTCGCGATGCACGATCTGGTGACGCCGTCGAACGACGTGGTCCCGGCCGAGCTGCGCGACGATCTCACGTCCTTCCAAGAAGAACTGCTCGCCGTGCTGAAGGAGTCCGGGGCGACGTTCCCGCTCGAAAAGCTCGACCTCGGCGTGACGTACCTGATGATCCAGTTCTGGGCCCGGCTCTACGGGCACGTCACGCTCGAGGTCTTCGGCAACTATCCGATCCCGTTCTCGAAACCGGACGTCCTCTTCGACGCGATGCTGGCCGATCTCGCGCGCGAGATCGGCCTGTCCACCGAGTAG
- a CDS encoding DUF3558 domain-containing protein, which yields MATGTLLLSACDGDRTNPGTPTPGASASSSSAGVPNNGAPAVQNPLPAKVLDGSPCDSALTPQQLETFIGEPSPGKPSTDALGAACRWSSASGSGAGFTISYQTKSDQGISLPYKNVKPNAARWVELEPIDGYPAIGYTNIQDDNGCAVVVGVSDQLAYSVSLSLGDKAAQQGKDGCALGRDVASEVLKNLKGRA from the coding sequence GTGGCCACCGGCACCCTGCTCCTGTCGGCTTGCGACGGCGACCGCACCAATCCAGGAACGCCGACACCAGGCGCATCTGCCTCGTCATCAAGCGCGGGTGTCCCGAACAACGGAGCACCCGCTGTCCAGAACCCACTGCCGGCCAAGGTCCTCGACGGAAGCCCCTGTGACAGCGCACTGACTCCTCAGCAACTCGAAACTTTCATCGGCGAACCGAGCCCTGGCAAGCCCAGCACCGACGCACTCGGCGCAGCCTGTAGGTGGAGCTCCGCATCCGGCAGCGGCGCAGGATTCACGATCAGTTACCAGACCAAATCCGATCAGGGAATCAGCCTCCCCTACAAGAACGTGAAACCGAATGCGGCTCGCTGGGTCGAACTCGAACCCATCGACGGTTATCCGGCGATCGGCTACACAAACATCCAGGACGACAACGGCTGCGCCGTCGTGGTCGGAGTCTCCGATCAACTCGCCTACTCGGTCTCCCTTTCCCTTGGCGACAAGGCGGCTCAGCAGGGCAAGGACGGCTGCGCCCTCGGCCGCGATGTGGCCTCCGAAGTCCTGAAGAACCTCAAGGGGAGGGCGTAA
- a CDS encoding ESX secretion-associated protein EspG has product MFEAPLYLPKTVLLTAWEWERLGTPPAVLGPDHLWLAEDTKKKLDDAVLDTLTELKLASGGALTREFRDLLRVLATGPLRFTAWLGDIESDETGNILVSASGQDAVRVIRQDEKVRIDVIDPGYGAESLVDMLPPVEAARIDPVKIPKSRFSGQPVYEDSYDLEDPTEEPEYDPLPSARELMAAKRTGVHQLYAANNGTRSTPLTVVDTANAGRVLTYVLPGEDGEPLVSFEPGRRDVLVDVLYATLHGLK; this is encoded by the coding sequence GTGTTCGAAGCACCTTTGTATCTGCCGAAGACCGTCCTGCTCACCGCGTGGGAATGGGAGCGCCTCGGCACTCCGCCCGCGGTGCTCGGCCCGGACCACCTGTGGCTCGCCGAGGACACCAAGAAGAAGCTCGACGACGCCGTGCTCGACACCCTCACCGAGCTGAAGCTGGCCTCCGGAGGCGCCCTGACCAGGGAGTTCCGCGACCTCCTCCGCGTGCTGGCCACCGGCCCGCTCCGGTTCACCGCCTGGCTCGGCGACATCGAGTCGGACGAGACCGGGAACATCCTCGTGTCGGCGTCCGGCCAGGACGCGGTCCGGGTGATCCGCCAGGACGAGAAGGTCCGTATCGACGTCATCGACCCCGGTTACGGCGCCGAATCGCTGGTCGACATGTTGCCCCCGGTCGAAGCGGCCCGGATCGACCCGGTCAAGATCCCGAAATCCCGCTTCTCGGGGCAGCCGGTCTACGAGGATTCGTACGATCTAGAGGACCCGACCGAAGAGCCCGAATACGACCCGTTGCCTTCGGCGCGAGAGCTGATGGCGGCGAAACGAACCGGCGTGCACCAGCTCTACGCGGCCAACAACGGCACCAGGAGCACTCCGCTGACCGTGGTCGACACCGCAAATGCCGGACGCGTCCTCACCTACGTGCTGCCCGGCGAGGACGGCGAACCGCTGGTCAGCTTCGAACCGGGGCGCCGGGATGTCCTCGTTGACGTCCTCTACGCGACCCTGCACGGACTGAAGTAA
- a CDS encoding YbaB/EbfC family nucleoid-associated protein, which translates to MSNPEQLFADFEAKLADAQRKANQMRTEIESVSVSERSKDGQISVKVNHAGNLVGLEIGPSVRDNPALAQEILRVVQSAQSKLAGAMQTGVPSIAGTETMNELVNQLHNEYPEPEPTGYVEGGHQEADEDDRFVAEDELDAPPPPPAPKPPAPPAPPAPPRAARRQQTDHEDDYFTGGDFLR; encoded by the coding sequence GTGTCGAACCCTGAGCAGCTCTTCGCTGATTTCGAGGCCAAACTGGCCGACGCCCAGCGGAAGGCGAATCAGATGCGCACCGAGATCGAAAGCGTCTCGGTGTCCGAACGCAGCAAGGACGGCCAGATCTCGGTCAAGGTCAACCACGCGGGGAACCTGGTGGGCCTGGAGATCGGCCCGTCCGTACGGGACAACCCCGCGCTCGCGCAGGAGATCCTCCGCGTCGTCCAGAGCGCGCAGAGCAAGCTCGCGGGCGCGATGCAGACCGGCGTGCCGTCCATCGCGGGCACCGAAACGATGAACGAACTGGTCAACCAGCTGCACAACGAGTACCCCGAACCCGAACCGACGGGTTACGTCGAGGGCGGTCACCAGGAGGCGGACGAGGACGACCGCTTCGTCGCCGAAGACGAACTCGACGCGCCTCCGCCCCCTCCCGCCCCGAAGCCGCCCGCACCCCCGGCCCCGCCCGCGCCGCCGCGTGCCGCGCGCCGGCAGCAGACGGACCACGAGGACGACTACTTCACCGGCGGCGACTTCCTGCGCTGA
- a CDS encoding WXG100 family type VII secretion target, whose amino-acid sequence MAEPGSNQIIQDATKETDSEKYVVDSALEGAGAIQDTIGGIEKLVHGDWTEGLLSLGSAGVDIGMIAAGGNPFESLLSWGFGWVIEHVDFLKEPLDYVTGDQDALDLEAQKWTTISKDVQKMAEELTDEVRKNTMDWTGQVADRYREYVQEQLDTYRALSDAASNAGAVVEICKTILDVVRTLIRDLITDTLAKIIFILLRYPPPGYPGALAGEGVPFAVKQARKAMGQVQRLMKAFSNAKSILKLLGEALESIAKGFGKYAKGVGQGLSHMAKEVVPDLGGAAIKEAVKGVLDVGVGSDNNQSDLDRQRDKTNTTIEPKDSGVVGSSGGRTAASSVRKAGVEPVFDQPGEQRISGSL is encoded by the coding sequence ATGGCTGAGCCGGGCTCGAACCAGATCATCCAGGACGCCACGAAGGAAACGGACTCCGAGAAGTACGTCGTCGACAGCGCCCTGGAGGGTGCGGGCGCGATTCAGGACACCATCGGCGGCATCGAGAAGCTCGTCCACGGCGACTGGACGGAAGGCCTGCTCAGTCTGGGTAGTGCGGGCGTCGACATCGGCATGATCGCCGCCGGCGGCAACCCGTTCGAATCTCTCTTGAGCTGGGGGTTCGGCTGGGTCATCGAGCATGTCGACTTTCTGAAGGAACCGCTCGACTATGTCACCGGTGATCAGGACGCGCTGGATCTCGAAGCGCAGAAGTGGACCACCATCAGCAAAGACGTCCAGAAGATGGCGGAGGAACTCACGGACGAGGTCCGTAAGAACACCATGGACTGGACCGGTCAGGTGGCGGACCGGTACCGCGAGTACGTCCAGGAACAGCTGGACACCTATCGTGCGCTTTCCGACGCCGCGAGCAACGCGGGTGCGGTCGTGGAGATCTGCAAGACGATCCTCGACGTCGTCCGCACACTCATCCGCGACCTCATCACCGATACCCTCGCCAAGATCATCTTCATTCTGCTCAGGTACCCACCGCCCGGCTATCCCGGAGCCCTTGCCGGTGAAGGTGTTCCATTCGCCGTGAAGCAGGCGCGTAAGGCGATGGGGCAGGTTCAGCGCCTGATGAAGGCCTTTTCGAATGCCAAGAGCATTCTCAAGCTCCTGGGCGAGGCGCTGGAATCCATCGCGAAGGGATTCGGCAAGTACGCGAAGGGCGTCGGGCAGGGGCTCAGCCACATGGCCAAGGAAGTCGTCCCAGACCTCGGTGGCGCGGCGATCAAGGAAGCCGTGAAAGGCGTTCTCGACGTCGGTGTCGGCAGTGACAACAACCAGAGCGACCTGGATAGGCAGCGTGACAAGACGAACACCACCATCGAGCCCAAGGACAGTGGAGTGGTCGGCAGCAGTGGCGGAAGGACGGCTGCTTCGTCGGTACGCAAGGCCGGCGTCGAGCCGGTATTCGATCAGCCTGGCGAGCAGCGGATCTCCGGTTCGTTGTAA
- a CDS encoding DUF6346 domain-containing protein encodes MKKASRTKATGAGVLATAVAVALVIGPLLFFVCLTMFRLAGTPENNTGQTAVDDASAVIKTCDRRGPVSSEGFGYFWECDAEVTVNGHSLGVVEFDPDELTPVDGTNVVGVQRSGDHWQRDVAHPYRLLHVAGLVILAADFLAVLAALIPLLVSVLWVFARLRRRKAPETVASWEEGQQVIVRLKAPPKPKRRSPAGATVLGFSGLFSLLIGVWMFYIHGRLSGDLWGFAAALSIVLLGIGFTAAAAWWAFAPDKPGDVRTIELTEAGIRQQGDSSEPLVLPWKDLRSVVFDERGRPGWISVHLALAGEASREKLLEEYRRPSKHGVLLTPEIELEEAESASEAIEGFCPGLVHWRSRELSRSGFGPGGSSGSRLVRWKDGVSATQRVEASPADEPVRIRSGRMPGARILGFAGLYALIVLLFVLRQSADSVPVWLSPVVVLATVVCGVVLHKTRFRGTSGFLEVDEDSLTWFERDTPPRHVVPREIPPVDVLLSSLQEIRFERVPSEHGRRYVRVSVRTDGVRSVLAEKITAAAAARLKETLKARSAFAGDVALDQSTGTPV; translated from the coding sequence ATGAAGAAGGCAAGCCGGACGAAGGCGACCGGCGCGGGTGTACTCGCCACGGCAGTGGCGGTCGCACTGGTGATCGGGCCTTTGCTCTTCTTCGTCTGCCTGACGATGTTCCGCTTGGCGGGGACGCCGGAGAACAACACGGGACAGACGGCGGTCGACGACGCTTCGGCGGTGATCAAGACCTGCGATCGCCGAGGTCCCGTTTCCTCTGAGGGCTTCGGCTACTTCTGGGAGTGTGATGCCGAGGTCACGGTGAACGGCCATTCGCTCGGCGTCGTCGAATTCGATCCCGACGAACTGACACCGGTCGATGGGACGAATGTGGTCGGCGTTCAGCGGAGTGGCGATCACTGGCAACGCGACGTCGCTCATCCCTATCGCCTGCTGCATGTGGCCGGGCTCGTGATCCTGGCGGCCGACTTCCTCGCAGTACTGGCTGCCCTGATTCCGCTGCTCGTCTCCGTCTTGTGGGTGTTCGCCCGCCTTCGGCGTCGAAAAGCACCCGAAACCGTTGCCTCGTGGGAAGAGGGGCAGCAGGTCATCGTCCGGCTCAAGGCACCTCCGAAGCCGAAGCGTCGCTCTCCCGCCGGAGCCACCGTGCTGGGCTTCAGCGGTCTCTTCTCACTGTTGATCGGCGTGTGGATGTTCTACATCCACGGGCGCCTGAGCGGCGATCTTTGGGGATTCGCCGCGGCTCTGTCGATCGTGCTGCTCGGAATCGGATTCACGGCGGCTGCGGCTTGGTGGGCTTTCGCGCCGGATAAACCCGGCGATGTACGGACGATCGAACTCACGGAAGCGGGGATCAGGCAGCAGGGCGATTCGTCGGAACCGTTGGTGTTGCCGTGGAAGGATTTGCGCTCTGTCGTGTTCGACGAACGCGGGCGCCCGGGATGGATCAGTGTCCACCTGGCCCTGGCCGGCGAGGCGTCGAGGGAGAAGCTTCTCGAGGAGTACAGACGGCCCTCGAAACACGGTGTCCTCCTGACTCCGGAAATCGAGTTGGAGGAGGCGGAGTCGGCGTCGGAAGCGATCGAAGGTTTTTGCCCTGGCCTGGTGCATTGGCGCTCGCGCGAACTTTCGCGCAGTGGTTTCGGGCCCGGCGGAAGTTCCGGGTCGCGCCTGGTGAGATGGAAGGATGGGGTATCCGCCACGCAGAGAGTGGAAGCCTCGCCGGCGGACGAGCCGGTCAGGATCCGGTCAGGCCGGATGCCAGGAGCGAGAATCCTCGGTTTCGCGGGGCTCTACGCGCTGATCGTCTTGTTGTTCGTCCTTCGTCAATCCGCTGATTCCGTGCCTGTCTGGCTGTCGCCTGTAGTCGTGCTCGCGACTGTGGTCTGTGGCGTCGTTCTCCACAAAACTCGATTCAGGGGAACGTCCGGCTTTCTCGAGGTGGACGAAGATTCTCTGACCTGGTTCGAGCGCGACACGCCCCCAAGACATGTCGTGCCGCGCGAAATTCCACCGGTCGATGTCCTTCTCTCGAGTCTCCAGGAGATCCGGTTCGAGCGTGTTCCATCGGAGCACGGCCGGAGGTACGTCAGGGTTTCGGTTCGCACCGATGGTGTCCGGTCGGTTCTCGCGGAAAAGATCACGGCAGCCGCCGCGGCACGTCTGAAAGAGACACTGAAAGCAAGATCCGCCTTCGCAGGCGACGTGGCGCTCGACCAGTCAACGGGAACACCGGTCTGA
- a CDS encoding ribokinase, whose protein sequence is MTSQVLVIGSANADLVVPVDRRPGGGETVLGGDTILSPGGKGANTAVAAARLGADVALLGAVGDDPYGELLKRSLAESGVDTGSLRTSERPTGIAYITVTPDGENSILVSPGANSVLRPEDVDLDGAEIVVLSLEIPLETVEHAVAKAVERHVKTLLNLSPAAELSAKTLQGLDVLLVNEHEAAFLLGGEADFPKLLDLGPKAAVVTLGAKGAAVVTADGVTEVPSPKVEAVDTTGAGDAFAGALATSLAKGEELADAARKAVKVAAITVTRQGAQPSYPTASELE, encoded by the coding sequence ATGACTTCTCAGGTGCTGGTCATCGGGTCCGCCAATGCCGATCTCGTCGTCCCGGTCGATCGGCGACCTGGTGGTGGCGAAACCGTACTCGGTGGCGACACGATCTTGTCGCCGGGTGGCAAGGGCGCCAACACCGCGGTCGCCGCGGCCAGGCTCGGGGCGGACGTCGCGTTGCTCGGCGCGGTCGGCGACGACCCGTACGGCGAGTTGCTCAAGCGGTCGCTCGCCGAGTCCGGGGTGGACACGGGCTCGCTGCGCACGAGTGAGCGCCCGACGGGGATCGCGTACATCACGGTCACGCCGGACGGCGAGAACTCGATCCTCGTCTCGCCCGGCGCCAATTCCGTCTTGCGGCCCGAGGACGTCGACCTCGACGGCGCCGAGATCGTGGTGTTGTCGCTGGAGATCCCGCTCGAAACCGTCGAGCACGCGGTCGCGAAAGCCGTTGAGCGCCACGTGAAGACGCTGCTGAACCTGTCGCCTGCCGCCGAGCTTTCCGCGAAGACGCTTCAGGGGCTCGACGTCCTTCTGGTCAACGAGCACGAGGCCGCCTTCCTGCTCGGCGGCGAGGCGGATTTCCCCAAGCTGCTCGACCTCGGTCCGAAGGCCGCCGTCGTGACGCTCGGCGCGAAGGGGGCTGCGGTGGTCACAGCGGATGGGGTGACGGAGGTGCCGTCGCCGAAGGTCGAGGCTGTCGACACGACGGGCGCCGGTGACGCTTTCGCGGGGGCGCTCGCGACTTCGCTCGCGAAGGGTGAGGAGCTGGCCGATGCGGCGCGCAAGGCGGTGAAGGTGGCGGCGATCACGGTGACCCGCCAAGGCGCGCAGCCTTCCTATCCGACGGCGTCCGAACTGGAATGA